A window of Torulaspora globosa chromosome 8, complete sequence contains these coding sequences:
- the RRD1 gene encoding peptidylprolyl isomerase RRD1 (ancestral locus Anc_5.709): MEAAPHVDIARTGFENPVKCIFDSQGVQEFQHSVAIERLKYFLVKYAHMVNRQRIERGPCGIELVDRFVALLQGLSRLVDETPALPGPRRYGNLACRDWHQKLQSNLSNLWQELLPKEYHGAVPELNYYLGNSFGSSTRLDYGTGHELSFLAVVGALDMLGLWTSEFSGREVLLIFDTYYQLVRKLITAYTLEPAGSHGVWGLDDHFHIAYIYGSSQWSNDPNAPMLPRDITNRTMVEKFADTNLYCQAISFIYQVKSGPFAENSSMLYDIATTVHTWSKVHSGLLKMYYVEVLNKFPVIQHFWFGTGLYPWINAKTGQKLPIYESAETKNEMFAPSVATGVAAISMCHLPGHSIPHAKLAHGRYSPVRGMMAPPSTVPTNSCSKMRNSTRNERHD; the protein is encoded by the coding sequence ATGGAGGCCGCTCCACACGTTGATATTGCTCGAACGGGATTCGAGAACCCGGTGAAATGCATCTTCGACAGCCAGGGTGTCCAAGAGTTCCAGCACTCAGTGGCTATCGAGAGGCTGAAGTACTTTCTGGTCAAGTATGCTCATATGGTCAACAGACAAAGGATTGAGCGTGGCCCATGCGGCATAGAGCTGGTTGATAGGTTTGTGGCGCTGCTGCAGGGGCTCTCGCGGCTGGTTGACGAGACGCCAGCACTCCCAGGGCCCAGAAGGTACGGGAACCTAGCGTGCAGGGATTGGCATCAGAAGTTGCAGTCGAACCTCTCAAACCTGTGGCAGGAACTGCTGCCCAAGGAGTACCATGGGGCTGTACCGGAGCTGAACTACTACCTGGGCAACAGTTTCGGCTCGTCTACGAGGCTGGACTACGGGACAGGCCACGAGCTGTCGTTTCTAGCAGTGGTCGGGGCCCTTGACATGCTCGGGCTCTGGACCAGCGAGTTCAGTGGCAGAGAGGTGCTGCTGATCTTCGACACCTATTACCAGTTAGTGAGGAAATTGATCACCGCTTACACATTGGAGCCTGCAGGATCGCACGGAGTATGGGGGCTGGATGACCACTTCCACATTGCCTATATCTACGGTAGCTCGCAATGGAGCAACGACCCCAATGCTCCTATGTTGCCACGGGATATCACTAACCGCACGATGGTGGAGAAATTCGCAGACACGAATCTGTATTGTCAAGCGATCAGCTTCATCTATCAGGTCAAGTCGGGACCCTTTGCCGAAAACTCTTCGATGCTCTACGATATTGCCACCACGGTGCATACATGGTCCAAGGTGCACTCAGGATTGCTGAAGATGTACTACGTCGAAGTGCTAAACAAATTTCCGGTGATACAGCATTTTTGGTTTGGAACAGGATTATATCCGTGGATCAACGCAAAGACCGGTCAGAAACTGCCCATATATGAGAGTGCTGAAACGAAGAACGAGATGTTTGCGCCAAGTGTCGCAACTGGCGTAGCAGCCATCTCAATGTGCCATCTACCAGGACACTCGATCCCGCATGCTAAATTAGCTCACGGTAGATATTCGCCAGTACGTGGCATGATGGCACCACCAAGCACCGTACCAACCAATAGTTGTTCCAAGATGAGGAATTCTACGAGAAACGAAAGACATGATTGA
- the IMP21 gene encoding Imp21p (ancestral locus Anc_5.710), with the protein MSLPGHKSILLTGTDGTQTRLNSGGVAKSEGSATGTGQGSGGVQFDSEQLARGRSRTKMRNGPGLNASTSRSRSRSRVSSIIAEEEFLKWTVLRRDPSMRLQPSQEDASTSELGSDASDEEDSGDEELSDEEQVTDVDNDVDIDEEFDYDQGMKVLPNFVVSLNEVLESSRPWIRQYVAANQGRETEGVQETSLAGGYRRAIELVSKGKGSTTTRSYILCADLTSESNYALTYVMGSLIGNGDTLYIVHWDNQHLSSAATALSENVASIKKHVMYMFDCVGAVIEDLDVVVLSLQHPFPKQLLTEMIYALQPIALCCSLSMILSSLQNFVCSVPTLVIRKKLKRSKKKGISE; encoded by the coding sequence ATGAGTTTACCGGGCCATAAGAGTATACTGCTGACGGGCACTGATGGAACACAGACGCGGTTGAACAGCGGAGGGGTGGCGAAGAGCGAGGGCAGCGCTACCGGCACTGGCCAGGGATCTGGTGGCGTACAGTTCGACTCGGAACAGCTAGCGAGAGGCCGGTCGCGTACCAAGATGAGAAATGGGCCTGGTCTGAACGCATCGACCAGTCGCTCGCGGTCGAGAAGCAGGGTCTCTAGTATAATCGCCGAGGAGGAGTTCCTGAAATGGACGGTGCTGAGACGGGATCCGTCGATGCGACTGCAGCCGAGCCAGGAGGATGCCAGCACGTCGGAGCTTGGCAGCGACGCCAGCGACGAGGAGGACAGCGGCGACGAAGAGCTCTCCGACGAGGAGCAAGTGACCGATGTCGACAACGACGTCGACATCGACGAAGAGTTCGACTACGACCAGGGCATGAAAGTGCTCCCCAACTTCGTGGTGAGTCTCAACGAAGTGCTCGAGTCCAGCAGACCGTGGATCCGCCAGTACGTCGCGGCCAACCAGGGCCGCGAGACAGAGGGGGTGCAGGAGACCTCGCTGGCCGGCGGCTACCGCCGAGCCATCGAGCTGGTCTCCAAGGGCAAGGGCTCCACCACCACAAGATCGTACATACTCTGTGCGGACCTCACCAGCGAGTCGAACTACGCGCTCACCTACGTGATGGGCTCGCTGATCGGCAACGGCGACACTCTCTACATCGTCCACTGGGACAACCAGCACCTCTCCAGCGCCGCGACAGCCCTTTCCGAGAACGTCGCCTCCATCAAGAAGCACGTCATGTACATGTTCGACTGCGTCGGCGCCGTCATCGAGGACCTCGACGTCGTCGTGCTCTCGCTGCAGCACCCGTTCCCGAAGCAGCTGCTCACCGAGATGATCTACGCCCTACAACCGATCGCACTGTGCTGCTCTCTCTCGATGATCCTCTCCTCGCTCCAGAACTTTGTCTGCTCCGTTCCCACGCTGGTCATCCGCAAGAAGCTCAAGCgatccaagaagaaaggcatCTCCGAGTGA